In one window of Burkholderia cenocepacia DNA:
- a CDS encoding DUF2514 family protein translates to MTWIDPRIWLLVVAGVVAGSACGYFKGHRDADQSAKVADQARQIDDLRNERNEIRRRLAAQEGIATDAAKKRDQAVADAATADAAADGLRKQVAVLVADVRRASASAGSPAAGDALDLLADVFGRSDERAGELAKIADERGIAGQQCERSYDALIGDAQSNLPQ, encoded by the coding sequence ATGACATGGATCGATCCGCGTATCTGGCTGCTCGTCGTTGCCGGCGTCGTTGCCGGCTCGGCCTGCGGTTACTTCAAGGGACACCGTGACGCTGATCAATCCGCGAAGGTCGCGGATCAGGCGAGGCAGATCGATGACCTTCGGAACGAACGAAACGAGATTCGCCGCCGGCTGGCGGCACAAGAGGGGATCGCAACCGATGCTGCAAAGAAACGTGATCAGGCGGTCGCTGATGCCGCTACTGCCGATGCTGCTGCTGACGGCCTGCGCAAGCAGGTCGCAGTGCTCGTTGCCGACGTCCGGCGTGCCAGCGCTTCGGCCGGAAGCCCGGCAGCCGGCGACGCCCTCGATCTGCTTGCCGACGTGTTCGGCCGGTCTGACGAGCGCGCGGGAGAGCTGGCGAAGATCGCTGACGAGCGGGGCATCGCCGGCCAGCAGTGCGAGCGCAGTTATGACGCGTTGATCGGCGACGCGCAATCCAATCTGCCGCAGTAG
- a CDS encoding DNA adenine methylase encodes MANPIIPWIGGKRRLADHLIPRFPAHDCYVEVFAGGAALYFLRPPAKVEVINDVNGELINLYRVVQHHLEEFVRQFKWALTSRQVFEWLKQTIPETLTDIQRAARFYYLQKSCFGGKLEGQTFGTRTEHPPGLNLLRLEEELSAAHLRLANAYIERLDWAACIDRYDRPHTLFYLDPPYYETEGYGVAFPVSEYEKMAQRLRSIKGRAIVSLNDHPDIRRVFDGFHIETVPIQYTVGGGRGVERNELIIFSWDDAAQPVGLF; translated from the coding sequence ATGGCAAATCCCATTATTCCTTGGATCGGCGGCAAGCGCCGTCTTGCAGACCATCTCATCCCGCGTTTCCCGGCGCACGACTGCTATGTCGAAGTGTTCGCGGGCGGGGCTGCGCTGTATTTTCTCCGACCGCCAGCCAAGGTCGAGGTCATCAACGACGTGAACGGCGAACTGATCAACCTGTATCGCGTCGTGCAGCATCACCTGGAGGAATTTGTGCGTCAGTTCAAGTGGGCGTTGACGAGTCGGCAGGTGTTCGAATGGCTGAAGCAGACGATCCCGGAAACCCTCACCGATATCCAGCGTGCTGCGCGGTTCTACTACCTACAGAAAAGTTGCTTTGGCGGGAAGCTGGAAGGGCAAACGTTCGGAACGCGAACCGAACATCCGCCGGGACTGAACCTGCTGCGGCTTGAGGAAGAATTGTCAGCGGCCCACTTGCGGCTTGCGAACGCGTATATCGAGCGGCTGGATTGGGCTGCCTGCATTGATCGGTACGACCGCCCGCATACGCTGTTCTACCTGGACCCGCCGTATTACGAGACGGAAGGGTACGGCGTGGCGTTTCCGGTCAGCGAGTACGAGAAGATGGCGCAGCGCCTGCGGTCGATCAAAGGGCGTGCGATCGTGAGCCTCAATGACCATCCCGACATTCGGCGCGTGTTCGACGGCTTTCACATCGAGACCGTGCCGATTCAATACACGGTCGGCGGTGGGAGGGGCGTCGAGCGAAACGAGCTGATCATTTTCAGTTGGGACGACGCGGCGCAGCCCGTCGGACTGTTCTAG
- a CDS encoding immunity 52 family protein codes for MKITSRFRDPQHDASDLPVVFEQLGSVAQAIHAHAPQLSQWFLTGESKEEARLYPAFEDWKPTAAALAVLRTEFEGAEHRPQIISLWDGGDDQRTGATLTYLVATKERPKKIEADFNDERLLSEEQAIAIVESIVQHTAPAYVTVEPQGYVDKQVFDDKPGVGWMLYLPKIITQQQVPEARGLIPVPSSGKQTGTIIVSVIDGPFSIENPEHVEVANRIEIRLVDQDLVPNYAGI; via the coding sequence ATGAAAATCACCTCCCGCTTCAGAGATCCGCAGCATGATGCATCCGACCTGCCCGTCGTCTTTGAACAGCTCGGGTCGGTCGCGCAGGCAATACACGCTCACGCGCCGCAGCTCTCCCAATGGTTCCTGACAGGCGAGTCGAAAGAGGAAGCCCGTCTATATCCTGCATTTGAGGACTGGAAGCCGACTGCCGCTGCGCTGGCAGTGTTGCGTACCGAGTTCGAAGGCGCGGAACATCGGCCGCAGATTATTTCACTGTGGGATGGCGGCGATGACCAACGGACTGGCGCAACATTGACGTATCTCGTCGCAACGAAAGAGCGCCCGAAGAAAATCGAAGCGGACTTCAATGACGAACGATTGCTTTCGGAAGAACAAGCCATTGCGATCGTCGAATCTATTGTCCAGCACACCGCGCCGGCATACGTAACAGTCGAGCCTCAAGGTTACGTCGACAAGCAGGTCTTCGACGACAAGCCCGGCGTCGGCTGGATGCTGTACTTACCGAAGATCATCACGCAACAACAGGTGCCGGAAGCACGCGGCCTCATCCCGGTCCCCTCTTCCGGAAAGCAAACCGGCACCATCATCGTCAGTGTGATCGACGGCCCGTTCTCCATCGAGAATCCCGAGCACGTCGAAGTCGCAAATCGAATCGAGATCCGCCTCGTTGATCAGGATCTAGTGCCGAACTACGCGGGTATCTGA